In Bifidobacteriaceae bacterium, one DNA window encodes the following:
- a CDS encoding DJ-1/PfpI family protein, with protein sequence MDGKPVVVVAVLFPDVTQLDLTGPAEVFAKTPGIDFHVAAAGSEPVPTDCGFTIGADVTFVDSPAADVLMVPGGRGVDHAMGDPDLIRFVRGQARSARWVTSVCTGSLPLVRRAASARRAANWDPAGLEELIPEERRQDNGEADTAFPDKR encoded by the coding sequence GTGGACGGCAAACCGGTCGTGGTGGTGGCGGTTCTCTTCCCGGACGTGACGCAGTTGGACCTGACCGGGCCCGCCGAGGTGTTCGCCAAGACGCCCGGGATCGACTTCCACGTGGCCGCCGCCGGTTCGGAGCCGGTTCCGACCGACTGCGGCTTCACCATCGGGGCGGATGTGACGTTCGTCGATTCGCCGGCCGCCGACGTGCTGATGGTGCCAGGCGGCCGGGGCGTCGACCATGCGATGGGGGACCCGGACCTGATTCGGTTCGTGCGGGGGCAGGCCCGGTCGGCGCGTTGGGTGACGTCCGTGTGCACGGGATCGCTGCCGCTGGTCCGCCGGGCCGCTTCGGCCCGGCGGGCGGCCAACTGGGACCCGGCCGGCCTGGAAGAACTCATCCCCGAGGAGCGGCGTCAAGACAACGGCGAAGCAGACACGGCGTTCCCGGACAAGCGCTGA